A section of the Cuniculiplasma divulgatum genome encodes:
- a CDS encoding rhodanese-like domain-containing protein — protein MGIMDYFRTPDGLKEYDPEEFEKMMREGNHRVIDVRTPPEFSRGHIQGSELKPLGTLKQNLASLDRDSSYLLVCATGHRSRAAAAALLRNGISNVGHLKGGMRAWHGSGKATEK, from the coding sequence ATGGGTATAATGGATTATTTCAGAACACCAGACGGCTTGAAAGAATACGATCCCGAAGAATTTGAAAAAATGATGAGAGAGGGAAATCACAGAGTTATCGATGTGAGAACACCACCTGAATTTAGCAGGGGGCATATTCAGGGGTCTGAATTGAAACCTCTTGGCACCCTGAAGCAAAATCTGGCCAGTTTGGACAGGGATTCTTCCTATCTCCTGGTCTGTGCCACCGGGCACAGGAGCCGTGCTGCAGCGGCTGCTCTTCTCAGGAATGGAATTTCGAACGTTGGCCACCTTAAGGGAGGCATGAGGGCGTGGCATGGTTCTGGCAAGGCCACTGAAAAGTAA
- a CDS encoding cob(I)yrinic acid a,c-diamide adenosyltransferase, with protein MAVKLNKGLVEVYTGNGKGKTTAAFGLAFRALGWGLRVYVIQFMKLGTYGENRLATKIDDNLVVEYVGMPYFIAWEEDIPAEDRKRIRNVVIRPRGNPPEEYVEKTMKAFRTMKDQVYGGNWDVVIMDEINVAVYYNLLPLQEVLDFIDNRPIHTEIVLTGRKMPDQIIERADLITDMREVKHPYAAGVPARKGIDY; from the coding sequence GTGGCAGTCAAGCTGAATAAAGGGCTCGTGGAGGTATATACAGGAAATGGAAAGGGGAAAACAACTGCTGCATTTGGACTTGCCTTCAGGGCACTTGGATGGGGCTTGAGAGTTTACGTAATCCAGTTCATGAAGCTTGGCACATATGGCGAGAACAGACTGGCAACCAAAATTGATGACAACCTTGTGGTGGAATATGTGGGAATGCCGTATTTCATAGCATGGGAGGAAGATATTCCTGCTGAGGACAGGAAGAGGATCAGGAATGTAGTCATCAGGCCACGGGGCAACCCTCCCGAGGAATATGTGGAAAAAACCATGAAAGCTTTCAGAACAATGAAGGATCAGGTCTATGGCGGAAACTGGGATGTTGTAATAATGGACGAGATCAATGTTGCAGTTTATTATAATCTGCTACCTCTGCAGGAGGTCCTTGACTTTATAGATAACAGACCAATCCACACTGAAATAGTCCTGACTGGAAGGAAAATGCCTGATCAGATAATTGAAAGAGCGGACCTCATAACAGATATGAGGGAAGTAAAACATCCCTATGCTGCAGGCGTTCCTGCCAGAAAGGGCATAGATTACTGA
- a CDS encoding MFS transporter yields MARFASIIAPVPADIDVIFRLADNRSFLAAFGSAMILSLVAELLIQPYLSRAIDRFNRKKIQTINQAVFSISTLAAGFEIFLMGHYEVILLVMLLIIEIYYTVSYQVYASMAQSMIRSRDAGNYNGLSEVLGQTPVIMGALLSTILWNVVPFPYILLASGAAGVLLLLPLAYVRNVCLQFPARSSPSAGISTSRKMRWSAALFIFLFNMPYVAVVSGNYLKPIFIAQLLNGTPGTLAESEIIYALSAVTAGILAPLSIKKMGEFRSAMMFSLIYVAGSLLMPMFPIIAIFFLFQASHGTGNAGNRISRNTLVMRNVPAEEIGRFNGNVYILTVAARISLLVLYILTIELIGVRMLMIITGSIVLIAVLAGTALRRSVTIQMENLRLPEKESSVQ; encoded by the coding sequence ATGGCAAGGTTTGCAAGCATCATCGCACCTGTGCCTGCGGATATCGATGTAATTTTCAGGCTCGCCGACAACAGATCGTTCCTGGCGGCTTTCGGTTCTGCAATGATCCTGTCGCTTGTTGCCGAACTCTTAATACAGCCGTACCTGTCCAGGGCCATTGACCGGTTTAACCGAAAAAAAATACAGACGATCAATCAGGCGGTATTCTCCATCTCCACTCTGGCAGCCGGATTTGAGATTTTCCTGATGGGGCACTATGAAGTAATACTTCTAGTGATGCTCCTCATCATTGAAATTTATTATACAGTTTCATACCAGGTCTATGCTTCAATGGCGCAGTCCATGATAAGGAGCAGGGATGCCGGAAATTACAATGGGCTTTCAGAGGTACTGGGGCAGACGCCCGTCATCATGGGAGCGTTACTTTCCACAATACTCTGGAACGTTGTGCCATTTCCATACATTCTTCTGGCCAGCGGTGCAGCCGGGGTGCTGTTATTGCTTCCGCTTGCATATGTCCGTAATGTGTGCTTACAGTTTCCTGCCCGAAGTTCACCCAGTGCCGGTATTTCAACAAGCCGGAAAATGAGATGGAGCGCGGCCCTGTTCATATTCCTTTTTAACATGCCCTATGTTGCTGTAGTCTCAGGCAATTATCTTAAACCAATCTTCATAGCTCAACTACTCAATGGTACGCCAGGGACTCTTGCTGAATCCGAAATAATTTATGCTCTGTCCGCAGTTACAGCAGGCATTTTGGCTCCTTTGTCAATTAAGAAAATGGGAGAATTCAGGTCCGCCATGATGTTTTCGCTGATCTATGTAGCAGGAAGCCTCCTTATGCCCATGTTTCCAATTATTGCAATATTCTTCCTCTTTCAGGCCAGCCATGGCACAGGAAATGCTGGCAATAGGATATCAAGAAATACACTTGTAATGAGGAATGTTCCTGCGGAGGAGATCGGGCGCTTCAATGGAAATGTGTACATTCTGACGGTCGCAGCCAGAATATCTTTACTGGTTCTCTACATATTGACCATTGAACTGATTGGCGTCCGGATGCTCATGATAATTACGGGATCAATAGTTCTGATTGCAGTCCTTGCAGGAACGGCACTTCGGAGATCTGTCACCATTCAGATGGAAAACCTGCGGTTGCCAGAAAAGGAATCGTCAGTCCAGTAA
- a CDS encoding redoxin domain-containing protein, whose product MSVNVGEKAPEFKLLDASLKEKKLSDYKGQNVVLAFFPGAFTSVCTQEMCTFRDSMASFNNLKAKVIGVSTDTPFAQSEFAKANKLNFELLSDITTEVSKKYGVLYDSFLNIPGFHASKRAVFLIGKDGVVKYKWVTENAGNLPDFEAIKKEVEKLN is encoded by the coding sequence ATGTCAGTAAATGTCGGAGAAAAGGCACCGGAATTCAAACTGCTTGATGCGTCGCTGAAGGAAAAGAAGCTGTCAGATTACAAAGGGCAGAACGTGGTGCTTGCGTTCTTCCCTGGAGCATTCACTTCTGTCTGCACCCAGGAAATGTGCACCTTCCGTGATTCCATGGCAAGCTTCAACAACCTCAAGGCAAAGGTCATAGGAGTCAGCACAGACACCCCATTTGCCCAATCGGAATTTGCAAAGGCCAATAAACTGAACTTTGAGCTTCTCAGTGACATCACAACGGAAGTTAGCAAGAAGTACGGCGTACTTTACGACAGTTTCCTTAACATACCGGGATTTCACGCGTCAAAGAGGGCGGTATTTCTCATAGGCAAGGATGGAGTCGTGAAATATAAATGGGTAACTGAAAATGCCGGCAACCTTCCGGACTTCGAAGCAATAAAGAAGGAAGTTGAAAAGCTGAACTGA
- a CDS encoding DHH family phosphoesterase has product MLKDIVDEKFYSILQEGAGRILKNDYVRLLAHYDGDGGSAAIILAKALRRKNIKFHIGFIKSLDGTKFRERFEEAKDIFTVITDAGSDQAGSISEYENVVILDHHFFRESQFKGLNINARNYGVDGTREACGATMAFLMALAIEEANADLLPFMVSGAIADKQDIGGFRGLNRTIMEHYGKGLKPEHTLNLEGQTLQEGITYSTDPFFFDLSGKPENVKSELQKLSIDGSRNIFDLTDDEKRLLAEYLSWKLLSQNAGPEAIKYVESDILKFPGSDFSSKEISSIVDGNAKVGMNSVPVVYFLGDDSFRNDMIDNWKIFKTKLIEYAYRAYKEIFEDTNVRYFYAPESEMAGAISGILMLYMLKQDKPLIGFNVGTGDTKVSSRGSRRQVERGLNLSLVMKESAEAVGGSGGGHDIAAGAVIPRGKEKQFVEVANRIVGDQLNHLFKDQN; this is encoded by the coding sequence ATGCTTAAGGATATAGTGGATGAAAAATTCTACAGCATCCTTCAGGAGGGTGCTGGCAGGATACTCAAAAACGATTATGTACGACTTCTTGCCCATTACGATGGGGATGGAGGCAGTGCTGCCATAATTCTTGCTAAAGCACTGCGCCGAAAGAACATAAAATTCCATATTGGGTTTATAAAAAGCCTTGATGGGACCAAATTCAGGGAAAGGTTTGAGGAAGCTAAGGATATCTTTACTGTGATCACCGATGCCGGTTCTGATCAGGCAGGATCAATTAGTGAATATGAGAACGTGGTTATTCTTGACCACCATTTCTTCCGGGAAAGCCAGTTTAAGGGCCTCAATATCAACGCACGAAATTATGGCGTAGATGGGACCAGAGAGGCGTGTGGTGCCACAATGGCTTTCCTGATGGCACTTGCCATTGAAGAGGCAAATGCTGATCTCCTGCCTTTCATGGTATCAGGAGCCATAGCGGACAAACAGGATATCGGCGGTTTTCGCGGGCTGAACAGAACAATAATGGAACATTACGGCAAAGGCCTGAAACCTGAACACACATTGAATCTTGAAGGGCAGACCCTGCAGGAGGGTATTACTTATTCCACAGATCCATTCTTCTTTGATCTTTCAGGAAAGCCTGAAAATGTGAAATCCGAACTGCAGAAACTTTCCATAGACGGCAGCAGGAATATATTTGATCTTACTGACGATGAGAAAAGATTACTGGCAGAGTACCTGTCGTGGAAACTGCTTTCCCAGAACGCCGGCCCGGAAGCAATTAAGTATGTTGAAAGCGACATCCTGAAATTTCCCGGCAGCGATTTCAGCTCCAAGGAAATCAGTTCAATTGTGGACGGTAACGCCAAGGTTGGAATGAATTCTGTCCCGGTTGTGTATTTTCTTGGTGACGATAGCTTCCGCAACGATATGATAGATAACTGGAAGATTTTCAAGACAAAACTCATAGAGTACGCCTACAGGGCATACAAGGAAATATTCGAAGATACAAACGTTCGATACTTCTATGCTCCTGAGTCTGAGATGGCCGGGGCCATAAGTGGGATTCTCATGCTTTACATGCTGAAGCAGGACAAACCCCTCATAGGATTCAACGTTGGGACGGGCGATACCAAGGTTTCATCAAGAGGATCAAGAAGACAGGTGGAACGGGGGCTTAATCTTTCACTTGTGATGAAGGAGAGTGCTGAAGCAGTTGGTGGGTCCGGAGGTGGGCATGACATTGCTGCTGGTGCCGTGATCCCCAGAGGGAAAGAAAAGCAGTTTGTGGAAGTAGCCAACAGGATAGTTGGAGATCAGCTCAATCATCTCTTCAAAGATCAAAATTAG
- a CDS encoding 30S ribosomal protein S15 — MARMHTRKRGKSKSRKIYSNQKPNWIQFSNDEITKMIVDMKKSGTSPSMIGIRLRDEYGIPGAKAVLGRKLGQVLGEAGLTDPVPEDLMNLIRRYQNVSKHMELNSKDFSNKRGQMLIMSKILRMVKYYKREGKLAPEWNLAKVL, encoded by the coding sequence ATGGCACGAATGCATACCAGAAAAAGAGGAAAATCAAAGTCCAGAAAGATATACAGCAACCAGAAACCCAACTGGATTCAGTTTTCGAACGATGAAATAACGAAAATGATAGTAGACATGAAAAAGTCAGGCACTTCTCCCTCGATGATAGGAATAAGGCTAAGAGACGAATATGGTATTCCTGGGGCAAAGGCCGTCCTTGGCAGGAAGCTTGGCCAGGTGCTCGGTGAGGCAGGTCTAACTGATCCTGTTCCCGAAGACCTGATGAATCTCATAAGGAGATATCAGAATGTCTCAAAGCATATGGAGCTCAATTCCAAGGATTTCAGTAACAAGAGAGGCCAGATGCTCATAATGTCCAAGATACTCAGGATGGTAAAGTACTACAAGAGAGAGGGCAAACTGGCACCGGAATGGAACCTGGCAAAGGTACTATGA
- a CDS encoding class I SAM-dependent methyltransferase, giving the protein MGEERNEGNLYLPGEEKFGLFSSAFYGIVNTVPTLRRFYNFVESQVASMKFDSILDIGSGQGTVLLRIMKDNMTAKGMGIDPSPGMVRISMKKCMRMGMCDRVSFLPGSSRNIPGNRNFDIIYTSISFHHWKHRAESVEQILQRVNKGGKFLIFEITDDGSFNRRFVRSHLMERSDFTEIGKTLNMKPELVESGGYIMAAFSRD; this is encoded by the coding sequence ATGGGTGAAGAAAGAAATGAAGGTAACCTGTATTTGCCAGGGGAAGAGAAGTTTGGTCTCTTCTCGTCTGCCTTTTACGGGATCGTAAACACGGTACCGACCCTCCGTAGATTCTACAATTTCGTGGAGTCACAGGTTGCATCAATGAAATTTGATTCCATACTGGATATAGGGTCCGGACAGGGGACCGTTCTCCTTAGAATCATGAAGGATAACATGACCGCCAAAGGAATGGGCATAGACCCATCACCAGGAATGGTGAGGATATCAATGAAGAAGTGTATGCGCATGGGCATGTGCGATCGTGTTTCATTTCTCCCTGGCAGCAGCCGTAATATACCTGGAAACCGGAATTTTGACATTATCTACACCAGCATTTCCTTCCATCACTGGAAACACAGGGCCGAAAGCGTTGAACAAATTCTGCAACGTGTAAACAAGGGCGGGAAGTTTCTGATCTTTGAGATTACGGATGATGGCAGTTTCAACAGAAGATTTGTCAGGTCGCACCTCATGGAGAGAAGTGATTTTACTGAGATTGGAAAGACCTTGAACATGAAGCCTGAATTGGTAGAATCCGGAGGCTACATAATGGCAGCTTTCAGCAGAGACTAG
- a CDS encoding diphthine--ammonia ligase, whose translation MKSVWLLSGGKDSFLAAETARDQGHEIGLALTVIPEEFSLMYHYPNASKAELVAGMRGTPWMSVSEDRLASTLTDLRKQGYDELISGAIASEYQKTRLEKLCTEIGMVSFTPLWHKDQSDIIRELILRGIGAIIVSVSAEGFTEKDIGRSIDDDFLRDLESRNKRYGINIAGEGGEYESFVHSAYGCSISISRSHKIWEGSHGYLIIDDTELVQSRVV comes from the coding sequence TTGAAATCAGTATGGCTTCTTTCCGGAGGAAAGGACTCTTTTCTTGCTGCCGAGACTGCACGGGATCAGGGACATGAGATAGGCTTAGCCTTAACTGTAATACCAGAGGAATTCTCATTGATGTATCATTACCCGAACGCATCAAAAGCTGAACTTGTGGCCGGAATGCGTGGAACTCCATGGATGAGTGTTTCCGAAGACAGGTTAGCTTCCACTCTAACCGATCTCAGGAAGCAAGGTTATGATGAACTGATCTCTGGGGCCATTGCCTCGGAGTACCAGAAGACACGTCTGGAAAAATTATGCACTGAAATAGGAATGGTATCATTCACGCCGCTCTGGCACAAAGATCAGTCAGACATAATCAGGGAGCTTATACTGAGGGGAATAGGCGCAATTATTGTTTCCGTGTCAGCAGAGGGCTTCACTGAAAAAGATATAGGAAGATCCATAGATGATGATTTCCTCAGGGATCTGGAGAGCAGGAACAAGCGCTATGGGATTAACATAGCCGGGGAAGGTGGGGAATATGAAAGCTTTGTGCATTCTGCATATGGATGCAGCATAAGCATCAGCCGGTCCCACAAGATATGGGAAGGTTCCCATGGATACCTTATCATAGACGACACTGAGCTTGTTCAGTCAAGGGTGGTCTGA
- a CDS encoding CARDB domain-containing protein, producing MKKYFSLFAIVLMALLAFSVVGVSHASYVPPMTPSVTIPTYVTTNQNFTVYVNDTNGFSNYTVTVYLSGENLTGASPSFSYHNFQASNPDFRVSLKAPSVTQILYINIISGANFGSKYVTSQQSFNVHVIEPIHFYAVVRNTGLSGIHNLTVDFSVDNQFVGSTVATFVPAGASVTVNFTYVNPYLTNGEHTLTVSVNNKAISVDGSAAVYTTHFYYGKPPNYNWIYYVAAIVIAFMIFLAMTAGRRSSVPNRPKWKK from the coding sequence ATGAAGAAATATTTCTCACTCTTTGCCATTGTGTTGATGGCGCTTCTTGCATTTTCAGTGGTGGGAGTGTCGCATGCATCATATGTCCCGCCAATGACGCCATCAGTGACCATTCCAACATATGTGACAACAAACCAGAATTTCACCGTCTATGTCAACGACACAAACGGTTTTTCCAATTATACAGTTACTGTGTATCTCTCCGGCGAGAATCTTACTGGTGCAAGTCCAAGTTTCTCCTATCACAATTTCCAGGCATCAAATCCGGATTTCAGGGTTTCACTCAAAGCCCCTAGTGTGACACAGATACTGTATATCAACATAATATCCGGAGCAAACTTTGGGTCCAAATATGTCACCAGCCAGCAGAGTTTCAACGTTCACGTCATTGAACCCATTCACTTCTATGCAGTGGTGAGAAATACGGGCTTATCCGGCATACATAATCTGACCGTTGATTTCTCCGTAGACAACCAGTTCGTGGGAAGTACAGTGGCCACATTCGTTCCGGCCGGAGCTTCAGTGACAGTTAATTTCACCTACGTGAATCCGTACCTGACAAATGGAGAACATACGTTGACAGTGTCTGTGAACAACAAAGCAATAAGCGTGGATGGCTCTGCTGCCGTTTACACAACACATTTCTACTATGGAAAACCACCAAACTATAACTGGATCTATTACGTGGCCGCCATTGTTATTGCATTCATGATATTTCTGGCAATGACAGCAGGAAGGAGATCATCGGTACCGAACAGGCCAAAATGGAAAAAGTGA
- a CDS encoding transcriptional regulator encodes MQEYPTETRLILVLKEKGQRSLQDLSHDLGISKMGVLNHIKHLESRGLVRRIQKKGRVGRPYYLFAVTEDSKENLANSNAWMLQNLVSYLKETGHSDLMEQFLRDRYEQIRIDYEKRLSHLGKDQKIQELVRMREDESYFPVLRDMGHDSFDLQEFNCPIYQISRYFGIACNLETSLFSSVLDMDVESTHRQVDGHGVCRFLIRPHAHRE; translated from the coding sequence ATGCAGGAATATCCCACCGAAACGAGGTTGATCCTTGTTCTGAAGGAAAAAGGGCAGAGAAGCCTCCAGGATCTATCCCACGACCTTGGAATCTCAAAAATGGGAGTGCTGAATCACATAAAACACCTTGAATCCAGGGGGCTTGTGAGAAGAATCCAGAAGAAAGGACGCGTGGGAAGGCCGTACTATCTATTCGCTGTTACGGAGGATTCCAAAGAGAATCTGGCAAATTCAAACGCCTGGATGCTGCAGAATCTGGTCAGCTACCTGAAAGAAACCGGGCATTCAGACCTTATGGAGCAGTTTCTCAGGGACAGGTATGAACAGATAAGAATTGATTATGAGAAGAGGCTGAGTCATCTTGGTAAAGACCAGAAAATCCAGGAACTGGTAAGGATGAGGGAAGACGAGAGTTATTTTCCTGTCCTCAGGGATATGGGCCACGACTCATTTGATCTGCAGGAATTCAACTGCCCCATATATCAGATCTCCAGATATTTTGGAATTGCCTGCAATCTGGAAACCAGCTTGTTTTCATCTGTTCTGGACATGGACGTGGAATCGACTCACAGACAGGTTGATGGCCATGGCGTCTGCAGATTCCTCATACGGCCACATGCTCATAGGGAATGA
- a CDS encoding 16S rRNA methyltransferase, protein MFRLWSMLSLVVIDAELETVPDIMKDDYSIRIQAKKRGKLASKMLLDSNFMHSAIERYFPGESNRRGRPDIIFHLLMTSLESILNKKSGLRVIIHTRNNQIIEINPSIRLPKSYNRFVGLMEDLFDKRAIGPQSETLMKVTDGNWKDALNMTEGNQILLSPRGIPGKIADVFHGAGDQSVIIGGFSQGDFISDVYSLGSGISIYPGELSIWSVAMECICQYERNYGFV, encoded by the coding sequence ATGTTCAGATTATGGTCAATGCTTTCACTGGTGGTCATAGATGCTGAACTGGAAACCGTACCGGATATTATGAAGGATGACTATTCAATTAGAATCCAGGCCAAGAAGAGAGGAAAACTTGCTTCCAAAATGCTTCTGGATAGCAATTTCATGCATTCAGCTATTGAACGTTATTTTCCTGGTGAATCAAACCGAAGAGGCAGGCCAGACATAATCTTTCACCTGCTGATGACCTCGCTCGAATCAATACTGAACAAGAAGTCAGGGCTCAGGGTCATAATACACACCAGGAACAACCAGATTATAGAAATTAACCCTTCCATCAGGCTTCCCAAATCATATAACAGATTTGTGGGCCTTATGGAAGATCTGTTTGACAAACGGGCAATCGGACCTCAGTCTGAAACTCTTATGAAGGTTACAGACGGGAACTGGAAAGATGCCCTCAATATGACAGAAGGAAATCAGATCCTGCTTTCTCCGAGAGGAATTCCTGGGAAAATTGCTGACGTTTTTCATGGCGCCGGAGACCAGTCTGTAATTATTGGAGGTTTTTCTCAGGGGGACTTCATTTCTGACGTCTATTCCCTTGGATCAGGGATTTCCATATATCCTGGTGAGCTCAGCATCTGGTCTGTGGCCATGGAATGCATATGCCAGTACGAGAGAAACTATGGTTTCGTCTGA
- a CDS encoding ATP-dependent DNA helicase, whose protein sequence is MLLPPDTDVLVVANPGTGKTWEIADTVIGLLKNGVPGQRIACLTFTNRAAREMFDRIMQMAAGDTSLLQSIYSMDIGTMHSLAFRMDEESTPDDLVSNSLLRFLIFRKLRELKTFNYSDDYVKSDIVPRFENMIRYIKSFGIYPQDINSEKVLEIIRDKLVDQEDDQIGVDGYERLLHDFTEIYAFYEDYKKGHRMVDYNDILHNYLIQIDAPVKDYVLVDEFQDLSREQVSLAERIATRRFFVGDRKQSIFGFQGGSLSQFNEFISRQGYSKVTKKINRRSTNNILNYSSRLLESRISDGSISSELQGFHNPEKGDGEKVTVITADEPESAAVNALTDMLNRGITGDYAIIVRTNTQLARIHKLLSSTGLQFSSTLTKGRPSDQLNEVMSFLRGILLPGRDYLKRALFTPFSGLSFHEAVEISEKLHNSQDEAIIPSRISDLRGMNTGIEVVRTALDQVIIPISVSLGQEYFSAASSIYSASADYLNNVTEFQPEDYLDFLDMSVLDQEEDLKKSQINILTVHKAKGQEFHNVIYIPSHTNGRLKFLDLLSYAIVSSITGIDVESDLRDEPYRIDYVAMTRARERLIVVTDRRTWKEFYLDDKICQIVENHTQSDFSLVRKYDAAYSMFVNGRTEDAAKIIREDRDWIRRRISQYFSNLTELSPSLVKLAASPWDFLHENILGIREQRQSAATGIEFHRLAEQYTTGRVNASEIPDALSGMIGAIDQIIASMPGKYARKPWKTETRFSIPLREFLVMDHIPPDMIMKGTIDAIFSAQDGSSHLILDYKTSRDIKSEYWQQIWSYCRLFSASTGTDPASIQGAIAYVNLRGPVNSGTPESELIIREFSDLNRQSRTVTEGILKVLQFREDPEMFIQLLLSRKPQRDLDMRLAGLLD, encoded by the coding sequence ATGCTTCTTCCACCGGACACTGATGTACTGGTCGTTGCAAACCCCGGAACAGGAAAGACATGGGAAATTGCAGACACTGTTATTGGCCTGCTGAAGAACGGTGTGCCGGGCCAGAGGATCGCCTGCCTTACATTCACAAACAGGGCAGCCAGAGAGATGTTTGATAGGATAATGCAGATGGCTGCTGGTGATACCTCACTTCTACAATCCATCTATTCAATGGATATAGGCACCATGCACAGCCTGGCATTCAGAATGGATGAGGAGAGCACTCCTGACGATCTTGTTTCAAATTCACTTCTCCGTTTCTTAATTTTCAGGAAACTCAGGGAGCTGAAGACATTCAACTATTCAGATGATTATGTGAAATCAGATATTGTGCCACGGTTCGAAAACATGATCAGGTACATCAAGAGCTTCGGGATTTATCCACAGGACATAAACTCGGAGAAGGTTCTTGAAATTATAAGGGACAAGCTGGTGGACCAGGAAGATGATCAGATCGGGGTGGATGGCTATGAACGCCTTCTGCATGATTTCACCGAAATTTACGCATTCTATGAAGATTACAAGAAAGGACACAGAATGGTTGATTACAATGACATCCTGCACAATTACCTGATCCAGATAGATGCTCCGGTGAAGGATTATGTTCTTGTGGACGAGTTTCAGGACTTAAGCAGGGAACAGGTTTCGCTTGCAGAGAGAATCGCAACAAGGAGATTCTTTGTGGGGGACAGGAAGCAGTCCATATTCGGATTCCAGGGGGGAAGTTTGTCCCAGTTCAACGAATTCATTTCCCGGCAGGGCTACAGCAAAGTGACGAAGAAAATCAACAGGAGAAGCACCAACAATATTCTGAACTATTCATCAAGGCTACTGGAATCAAGGATTTCAGATGGCTCAATTTCCAGCGAACTTCAGGGTTTCCATAATCCAGAGAAGGGAGACGGCGAGAAGGTTACGGTAATTACTGCCGATGAGCCAGAAAGCGCTGCAGTTAATGCACTTACCGATATGCTTAACAGAGGAATTACAGGAGATTACGCAATTATTGTCAGGACAAACACACAGCTTGCAAGGATCCACAAACTTCTTTCCAGCACTGGACTGCAGTTCTCCTCAACACTAACCAAGGGTCGGCCATCGGACCAATTGAATGAGGTAATGTCCTTCTTAAGGGGTATTCTCCTGCCCGGCAGAGATTATCTTAAGAGGGCCCTTTTCACACCATTTTCAGGACTTTCATTTCACGAGGCTGTGGAAATCTCAGAGAAACTTCATAACAGTCAGGACGAAGCCATCATTCCGTCCCGCATCTCAGACCTGCGTGGAATGAATACTGGCATAGAGGTTGTGCGTACAGCACTGGATCAGGTCATAATCCCCATATCGGTTTCACTGGGACAGGAGTACTTCTCTGCTGCCTCTTCCATTTATTCTGCTTCCGCTGACTATCTGAACAACGTCACCGAATTCCAGCCGGAGGATTATCTGGATTTCCTGGACATGTCTGTTCTCGATCAGGAGGAAGACCTGAAGAAATCTCAAATCAATATACTGACTGTGCACAAGGCCAAAGGACAGGAGTTCCATAATGTAATTTACATTCCTTCACACACAAACGGGAGGTTGAAGTTCCTGGATCTGCTGTCATATGCCATTGTATCAAGCATTACCGGGATAGATGTGGAATCTGACCTTCGTGACGAACCCTACAGGATTGACTACGTCGCAATGACGCGGGCAAGGGAGAGGCTCATTGTTGTTACAGATCGCAGAACATGGAAGGAATTTTACCTGGATGATAAAATATGCCAGATTGTGGAGAATCATACGCAATCAGATTTTAGTCTTGTTAGAAAATATGATGCGGCATATTCCATGTTCGTCAATGGAAGGACAGAGGACGCAGCTAAAATAATAAGAGAAGACAGGGACTGGATCAGGAGGAGAATCTCACAGTATTTTTCAAATCTTACTGAACTTTCACCCTCACTGGTAAAGCTGGCAGCATCGCCGTGGGACTTCCTGCATGAAAACATTCTGGGAATAAGGGAGCAGAGGCAGAGTGCTGCCACCGGCATCGAATTTCATCGCCTTGCTGAACAATACACAACTGGCAGGGTCAATGCCAGCGAAATTCCGGATGCATTATCCGGAATGATAGGAGCAATTGATCAGATCATCGCCAGTATGCCGGGTAAATATGCCAGAAAGCCGTGGAAAACAGAGACAAGATTTTCAATTCCGCTCAGGGAGTTTCTTGTCATGGATCATATACCGCCTGACATGATCATGAAGGGAACTATCGATGCGATTTTTTCTGCTCAGGACGGGAGTTCCCACCTTATCCTGGATTACAAGACGAGTAGGGATATAAAGAGCGAATACTGGCAGCAGATATGGTCATACTGCAGGCTTTTTTCAGCTTCAACGGGCACAGATCCTGCCAGCATCCAGGGAGCCATAGCCTATGTGAATCTCAGGGGACCGGTTAATTCCGGGACGCCTGAATCCGAACTTATCATTAGGGAATTCAGTGATCTGAACAGGCAGTCCAGGACAGTGACGGAAGGAATACTGAAGGTGTTGCAGTTCCGGGAAGATCCGGAAATGTTCATTCAGTTACTTCTTTCCAGGAAGCCCCAGCGTGACCTTGACATGCGCCTTGCCGGTTTACTGGACTGA